In Serinus canaria isolate serCan28SL12 chromosome 5, serCan2020, whole genome shotgun sequence, the following proteins share a genomic window:
- the PRIMA1 gene encoding proline-rich membrane anchor 1 isoform X2, with amino-acid sequence MLLRQLLGLLRYCWPSLLLHCALHPLWGSLQITQGEPQKSCSKPVAEKFTESCQEICQCRPPPLLPPPPPPPPPPRLLAVPTPKSTFCPTEETWWPGLVIIIAVCCTTLVFLFVVVIICYKAIKRTRTS; translated from the exons ATGCTGCTCcggcagctgctggggctgctccgcTACTGCtggccctccctgctgctgcactgtgccCTCCACCCGCTTTGGGGATCCCTCCAG ATCACTCAGGGTGAGCCCCAGAAGTCATGCTCCAAGCCTGTAGCAGAGAAATTTACAGAGAGCTGCCAGGAAATTTGCCAGTGCAGGCCACCTCCACTGTTACCACCGCCTCCTCCACCTCCGCCGCCCCCGAGGTTGCTGGCGGTGCCAA CTCCCAAGTCTACCTTTTGTCCCACTGAAGAGACCTGGTGGCCAGGCCTGGTTATTATCATTGCAGTATGCTGCACCACACTAGTGTTCCTCTTTGTAGTTGTCATCATTTGCTACAAAGCCATAAAAAG